The sequence GATTGTATGGTTCGTAAAACTTTTTAAGTTTTTGAAGGACGTCTTCTGGGATCGTTGGGTGTGGCGGTCGTTTGACGCTCTTCCAGCACGTCCTGACGGGCTTAGCCAGGCAGCGGAACCCACGATTCTCTTCGGTGAAGAATGAATCCTCATCAAAGAAACTCTGGACTCCCAAAAAACGTTCAGTTTCTTTGAGGGCCGGCAGGGGATCTTTGACGAATGCATCTCCATCGATGGCGAGAAGACTACTCCGCGGGAAAACGGATAACCAGTGAGATAAAGAGTAATTGTAGACTGAGAGGGACACAAATTTACTTTGTGGGTTCACCTTACCGCCTGATGCAGTCAAAACTGACTTCTCGAAGGTATCCCCGAGATCGTATCCGTGTAAGGGTTCAAGTCGTTTCGGTGAGAGCTTCCCGCCCGATGCCAATAAATACCTGGTCTCCATGAAGTAATCTGAGATGGCTCTTTTGATGGGATCCCTGAGTATGATGATGAGCTTGGCATGCGGTAGTAACCTGTGAACTCGACGGTGGACGCCTAGTGGGTAGTAAGCATAGTAGATGGGTGTCTTTTCAAGAGTCACCTGCTGCTTGGAGCTAAGCGGCATCATCTTCTTGTAGAATGTTTCTCCGTAGTGGTACACCGGCCTGTTGAAGAAATGTGGCTCCCCGTCTGCTGCGGCAATCTCCGGGTGGAAGCCCAAGAACTTCTGCAGTGCCGACGTCCCGGACTTTTTCGTGCCGATAATGATGGCCCCGGGCAGCCGACGCATGCACTGTCGTTTTTTAAATTCGTCATCCGGCAAGTCAGCCTTGACAAATGTGTTGTTACCGCATTCAGTGGATTTCAAACAGTGAATGTACCGATAGCAACAAGTAACACAGGAGGGGAGGGGTGCAACTAGATCAGACGTCGACTGGAGACCTCGCTGCAACCCTCGCTGCAGCCCTTGAAGACGAGTTTGTATAGACACCATATAATTGGGAATCACATCAGCTGAGAGCAAAAGTACAGTCACCAACAATATGTATGCAAAGACGGCTATTGCTGCTAACCGTTTTGCTATATATTTCACACGcatcttgttcttgttcttc comes from Asterias amurensis chromosome 3, ASM3211899v1 and encodes:
- the LOC139935339 gene encoding heparan sulfate glucosamine 3-O-sulfotransferase 1-like encodes the protein MRVKYIAKRLAAIAVFAYILLVTVLLLSADVIPNYMVSIQTRLQGLQRGLQRGLQSTSDLVAPLPSCVTCCYRYIHCLKSTECGNNTFVKADLPDDEFKKRQCMRRLPGAIIIGTKKSGTSALQKFLGFHPEIAAADGEPHFFNRPVYHYGETFYKKMMPLSSKQQVTLEKTPIYYAYYPLGVHRRVHRLLPHAKLIIILRDPIKRAISDYFMETRYLLASGGKLSPKRLEPLHGYDLGDTFEKSVLTASGGKVNPQSKFVSLSVYNYSLSHWLSVFPRSSLLAIDGDAFVKDPLPALKETERFLGVQSFFDEDSFFTEENRGFRCLAKPVRTCWKSVKRPPHPTIPEDVLQKLKKFYEPYNRSLVKLLNQTFEWAK